The genomic window ACCTCCCTCGTAAATTCAATATTGCGGTTGAAGGCGCAAGGGATAATTCAATCCACGCAGAGATTAATGATATCGCTTTTGTCCCTGCCTATAAAGAAGGTGTCTTAGGGTTTAATGTTCTTGTTGGCGGTTACTTATCCGCTCAACGTTGTGCCGAAGCTGTTCCCATGAATGCTTGGGTTCCTGCTAATGATGATGTTGTCGAATTATCCCGCGCCATTCTAACAGTTTATACCCAAAATGGATTAACAGAAGGATTACGGGAAAGTCGCGCGAAAGCCAGACTCATGTGGCTGATTGATAAATGGGGAATGGATAAATTTCGGACTGAAATTGAACGGGAATTTGGCAAACCACTCGCAACGGCTGCGCCAAAAGATGAGATTACCCAAGATAAAAAAGATCATCTAGGCATTCATTCTCAAAAGCAAGAAGGTTATAGTTATGTTGGGCTACACGTTCCAATGGGGCGTTTGTCAGCCGAAACCATGTTTGAGTTAGCACGATTAGCTGAGGTTTATGGAGAGAGCGAAATTCGCTTAACCGTCGAACAAAATGCGATTATTCCCCACATTGCTAATGAAAACGTAGAAGCCTTTTTAGGAGAACCTTTACTCGAAAAATTCACCATTAACCCCAGTACTTTAACCCGCTCTGTTATTTCTTGTACTGGCGCGCGCTATTGTAACTTTGCCATTATTGAAACCAAACAAAGAGCGTTGAAATTTGCTCAAGAATTAGATGAAGAACTCGATATTCCCAACCGAGTTCGCATTCATTGGACGGGATGTCCAAACTCTTGCGGACAAGCTCAAGCGGGAGATATTGGATTGTTAGGAACCAAGGTTCGCAAAGATGGAAAACCGGTAGAAGGAGTCAGAGTTTATACCGGAGGGAAAGTGGGTAAAGATGCAAAATTAGGCTCGCTTTTAGAAAAGGGAATTGCTTGTGATGACCTTAAACCGTTGCTGCGGAATTTGTTGATTGAAGAATTCGGAGCAAAACTCAAAGAAGGCGTAGTTATTGAACCCGAACCCACAACAGAACCTTCCGAACCTAAAACTCCAGAAACGGAAACGGATACTTCTACCACAACTCAGAAAGTCTTCTTTGCGAATTCTTGGAAAGAAGCGGCTTGTTCGCAGAAAGAATATATTCTTGATGCGGCTGAAAGCCAAGATATAGAAATTGAAAGCAGTTGTCGTGCGGGAACCTGTGGAACTTGTGCTAAAAAGCTTCTCAAAGGAGAGGTGAAGTACGAGGAAGATTACGATGCAGTGGGGAGTTTAGAACCTGGATATATCTTAACTTGCTGTTCTCAGGCTGTTACCCCTGTTGTTATTGACGCTTAAATTCCTTTAAACATTCTACTGCTATAACTGACATAACGCGATCGCGCGCCTTTATTGCGACTGGAGTGATGGGGCGCGCGATCGCGCTTCAATGAAAGAGAAAATGTTAAGATCGATATAGACTTGCGATTATTCATTGAAACCCATGCCAAGTAATTTAATCGATGCACTTCGCCGCACCAAACGCGATTTAATCTACAGTTTTGAAGATACCGTAAGAATTATCGAACAAAATTTCCTATCCTCTAAATCCGAGATTATCAATCAAAAAGCAATTCGGATAGTTGGATTAAAACGAAGCGGAAATCACGCAATTATCAATTGGATTAGAAAACAAGAAGGAGGAAATGTCTGGTATCTCAATAATCTTCGTCCCCAACAAAATCCTTATCGCTACTTAGACGAACATTATCCTCGTGAAAAATGGGAAAAAGAAGCTAAAGGCAACTTAACGAAAAAAGATTGTTTGATTTATAGTTATGAAAATTGCGAACTCTCTAAAATAA from Lusitaniella coriacea LEGE 07157 includes these protein-coding regions:
- a CDS encoding ferredoxin--nitrite reductase, producing the protein MTTATEKKIKLNKIEKAKAAKDGLDIKDELENFSKIGWEAVDKTDLELRLKWFGIFYRPVTPGKFMLRLRIPSGIVNSQQMNVLAEIVQRYGDDGSADITTRQNIQLRGVRLEDIPEIFRKLKTSGLTSVQSGMDNVRNLTGSPVVGIDPDELVDTREIVQKLQDMITNNGEGNYAFSNLPRKFNIAVEGARDNSIHAEINDIAFVPAYKEGVLGFNVLVGGYLSAQRCAEAVPMNAWVPANDDVVELSRAILTVYTQNGLTEGLRESRAKARLMWLIDKWGMDKFRTEIEREFGKPLATAAPKDEITQDKKDHLGIHSQKQEGYSYVGLHVPMGRLSAETMFELARLAEVYGESEIRLTVEQNAIIPHIANENVEAFLGEPLLEKFTINPSTLTRSVISCTGARYCNFAIIETKQRALKFAQELDEELDIPNRVRIHWTGCPNSCGQAQAGDIGLLGTKVRKDGKPVEGVRVYTGGKVGKDAKLGSLLEKGIACDDLKPLLRNLLIEEFGAKLKEGVVIEPEPTTEPSEPKTPETETDTSTTTQKVFFANSWKEAACSQKEYILDAAESQDIEIESSCRAGTCGTCAKKLLKGEVKYEEDYDAVGSLEPGYILTCCSQAVTPVVIDA